From Gimesia panareensis, the proteins below share one genomic window:
- a CDS encoding STM4013/SEN3800 family hydrolase produces MIDARACLGSHDILLITLDSLRFDVAARALEEGLTPHLARLLPETGWECRHTPGNFTFAAHQAFFAGFLPTPIAPGRHPRLFALEFPGSETIADQTCVFSTDNIVAGLADRGYHTLCIGGVGFFNQQSPLGTVLPGLFQESYWQPAFGVTDRHSTQHQVDFTLELLNQQPADQRLFLFLNVSATHQPSCIFVQDALEDSVETQLAALAYADAQLGPLFAALQQRAPLLCIICSDHGTTFGEDGYRGHRISHPVVWEVPYLECLLPRTGDQP; encoded by the coding sequence ATGATTGATGCACGCGCCTGCCTGGGGTCTCACGACATCCTGTTGATCACCCTCGATTCGCTCCGCTTCGATGTCGCTGCCCGCGCGCTGGAAGAGGGACTCACCCCCCATCTGGCCCGGCTCCTCCCCGAGACCGGCTGGGAGTGCCGACACACCCCGGGCAATTTCACCTTTGCCGCCCACCAGGCCTTTTTCGCCGGCTTTCTCCCCACTCCCATCGCACCAGGCCGGCATCCGCGACTCTTCGCACTCGAATTTCCCGGCAGCGAAACCATTGCTGACCAGACCTGCGTTTTCTCGACAGACAATATCGTCGCCGGGCTGGCGGACCGCGGTTACCACACCCTCTGCATTGGAGGCGTCGGCTTCTTCAATCAACAGAGCCCGCTCGGCACCGTACTTCCCGGCCTGTTTCAGGAAAGCTACTGGCAGCCCGCGTTCGGCGTCACCGATCGTCACTCCACACAACACCAGGTCGACTTCACCCTCGAACTGCTGAACCAGCAACCAGCCGACCAGCGACTGTTTCTGTTCCTCAACGTCTCTGCCACCCATCAACCCAGCTGCATCTTCGTCCAAGACGCCCTCGAAGATTCCGTCGAAACCCAGCTCGCAGCCCTCGCCTATGCAGACGCTCAACTCGGCCCCCTGTTCGCAGCCCTGCAACAGCGGGCTCCACTGCTCTGCATCATCTGTTCCGATCACGGCACGACCTTCGGCGAAGACGGTTATCGGGGACATCGCATTTCGCATCCGGTCGTCTGGGAAGTCCCCTACCTCGAATGCCTGCTTCCCCGGACGGGAGACCAGCCATGA